One segment of Curtobacterium poinsettiae DNA contains the following:
- a CDS encoding LysR family transcriptional regulator, whose product MVDFDVQLLAVLRQLAERGSVTAVAEATHRTPSAVSQQLQTLQRQVGVPLVERVGRGVRLTPHGDVLAGLASGIATAIARVDAAWQEHLGGTTGPVSLAIFPSAAELLLPGVLTRMQAHPGIALTLVDVDVSEGEFAPLAADHDVVVGHRSDGVRPADQGSVDTVPLLREPLDVALPPGHALAGRARVGIDEVVGERWIGVPEGYPIDRVLHAMAAATDTPPSVAFRTIHLPVIENLVAAGHGIALVPRYTSGTRAAGRFHLAELADVRAGRRIEALVRPDRAVRPVVRTVLEALVAVALDVTT is encoded by the coding sequence ATGGTCGACTTCGACGTGCAGCTGCTGGCGGTCCTGCGGCAGCTCGCCGAGCGCGGCAGCGTCACGGCGGTCGCGGAGGCCACCCACCGCACGCCGAGCGCCGTCTCCCAGCAGCTGCAGACGCTGCAGCGGCAGGTCGGCGTCCCGCTGGTCGAACGCGTCGGGCGCGGCGTCCGGTTGACCCCGCACGGCGACGTGCTCGCGGGGCTGGCGTCCGGGATCGCGACCGCGATCGCGCGGGTGGACGCCGCCTGGCAGGAACACCTCGGCGGCACGACCGGACCGGTGTCCCTGGCGATCTTCCCGTCCGCGGCGGAACTGCTGCTGCCCGGCGTGCTCACCCGGATGCAGGCGCACCCGGGCATCGCGCTGACCCTGGTCGACGTGGACGTCAGCGAAGGGGAGTTCGCACCGCTCGCGGCCGACCACGACGTGGTCGTCGGGCACCGGTCGGACGGCGTCCGCCCGGCGGACCAGGGATCGGTCGACACCGTGCCGCTGCTCCGCGAACCCCTCGACGTCGCCCTGCCGCCCGGGCACGCCCTGGCAGGCCGTGCACGCGTGGGCATCGACGAGGTCGTCGGGGAACGGTGGATCGGCGTGCCGGAGGGGTACCCGATCGACCGGGTGCTGCACGCGATGGCCGCGGCGACGGACACCCCGCCGAGCGTCGCGTTCCGCACGATCCACCTGCCGGTGATCGAGAACCTGGTGGCGGCCGGTCACGGCATCGCACTCGTCCCGCGGTACACGTCGGGGACGCGGGCCGCCGGGCGCTTCCACCTGGCGGAGCTCGCCGACGTCCGTGCCGGACGCCGCATCGAGGCGCTGGTCCGCCCCGACCGTGCCGTCCGTCCCGTGGTGCGCACCGTCCTGGAGGCGCTGGTCGCCGTGGCCCTGGACGTCACCACCTGA
- a CDS encoding L,D-transpeptidase family protein codes for MIAAAVAVVCAGAVAFVALGPLSAAPAPTPTRSVAVPTPTPTTTPEPTRSAAPVDAVDAPVSTTVAAVTGASVPVSESAGGTATQTLVNPQASGAPLVFRVVDQQDGWAEVQLAQRPNGSTGWVPTSAVTLSEDPYAVVVTRSTKTLDLYKAGKVVDRYPVATGTGGTPTPTGRYALTELLAPTNEGYGPYAYGTTAFSDVLNSFGGGPGQIGLHGTDDTSSIGTAASHGCIRMHNDDITALAELLPLGTPFQVR; via the coding sequence GTGATCGCCGCCGCCGTGGCCGTCGTCTGTGCGGGGGCCGTCGCGTTCGTCGCGCTCGGTCCCCTGTCAGCCGCGCCCGCACCGACACCGACCCGGTCCGTCGCGGTACCGACACCGACCCCGACGACGACGCCGGAGCCGACCCGGTCGGCAGCACCGGTCGACGCGGTCGACGCTCCGGTCAGCACCACGGTCGCCGCCGTCACCGGCGCGTCCGTCCCGGTCAGCGAGAGCGCGGGCGGCACGGCGACGCAGACCCTCGTGAACCCGCAGGCGTCCGGTGCCCCGCTCGTCTTCCGGGTCGTCGACCAGCAGGACGGTTGGGCCGAGGTACAGCTCGCACAGCGCCCGAACGGCAGCACGGGCTGGGTGCCGACCAGTGCCGTCACCCTGTCCGAGGACCCGTACGCGGTCGTCGTCACCCGCTCGACGAAGACCCTCGACCTGTACAAGGCCGGCAAGGTCGTCGACAGGTACCCCGTCGCCACCGGCACCGGCGGCACCCCGACGCCGACGGGCCGGTACGCCCTGACCGAGCTGCTCGCGCCGACCAACGAGGGCTACGGCCCCTACGCGTACGGCACGACCGCGTTCTCGGACGTGCTCAACTCGTTCGGCGGTGGCCCCGGGCAGATCGGCCTGCACGGCACGGACGACACGTCGAGCATCGGCACCGCCGCCTCGCACGGCTGCATCCGCATGCACAACGACGACATCACGGCCCTCGCGGAGCTCCTGCCGCTCGGCACGCCGTTCCAGGTGCGCTGA